The sequence CTGAGTTTTATGTCGGCCGTATGGTCGATGGCAAAAAACATGGTGTCTGGATTCTCTGGACCGCCGACGGCGATATGAAACGGGTGGATGTCTATGATCATGGCGTCCCCTCGCCCTGATCGATAATTGACAGCAAGCCCGGCTGGTAACAGAGAACACCGGCCAACCGCCTTCGATGGACTATCCATATGCAATCCGTAACCATATGAAAATGGTGGTTATTAACCGTTTCACCGGATTATAAAAACCCCGGAGTATTTCCAGCAAAATTGAACATTTTCGAAATCCGTTTGTTTATCAAAATCGAGATGAGATTTTAAATGTCCTATAAACCAAAATCCGGGAGGATAAAAGTGTCGAAAACTAATATTTTTGGTCTGGTTGCGGTAGTCATCCTGCTTGGTTTCCCTGCCGGCGAAACCTGGGCTGAATGGTCTGTTGATCTGGAGAGCGGCGTGGCTTTCACCGGCTATAATGATGTTCGAATACCCGGACGTGGGGGCACGAATATTTCTCTTTCGGATGACCTTAACTCCGATGCGGCGGGATTCATTCGAGTCCGCCTTACCGGAGACCTCAGTGAACGGCAGAAATTATCATTACTTCTGGCCCCCCTACGACTTAAGGCCTCCGGAACGGTGGACCGCGATATTGACTTCAATGGAACCCGGTTCGACTCCGGTCTGCCGATAAATTCGCATTACCGCTTTGATTCCTACCGGTTAACCTACCAATACGCTCTTGTCAATTCGGATCGGCTCCGGTTCGGTCTGGGACTGACAGCTAAAATCCGAGATGCCTCGATCAAACTTACAAACACCGCAGGATCATCGGAAAAAACCAACACCGGATTCGTTCCCCTGATTAATTTCTCTCTGGATTGGTCATTGGGATCGAATATTGGCCTGCTTCTGGAAGGCGATGCTCTGGCCGCACCGCAGGGTCGGGCCGAGGATGTATTGCTGGCGGTCCATGGCCGGGCTTCGAACAGACTCGCTTTTAAACTGGGCTACCGGATCCTTGAAGGCGGAGTCGACAATGATGAAGTTTACAATTTCACCTTGATACATTATCTCTCGGCCGGGGTCGTTGTAACCATATAGAATCTGGCCTGGTTATGGTCGAAGTAATTCTGTCATTTTGAAGCCCGTAACATCTTGTTCGACCCGGTGAGTTCAAATCAAATGAAATGATTTTGTTTCCCGGGCAAATTAAAAACAGCCGGTATCCCCTTGCGATTACCGGCCGCATAATAAACAAACAGGATCGACATCCTAATTCCGGATTATCTCTGCCTTTGATAGATTAACGACAAGATCATTTATAGCCATCCTGAGCGAATTTACCGCCACTTCCTGCTTTCTGGTGGCCGTATTAAGGCCGGGCATTGCCTTAATATCATCTTCGTACACCTCGGCTTTGCCCTGCCAGACAACCTCACCTGTCATGGTGTTTATCAATTGCAGGTCCAGCTGAGTATGCCACTCGATCTTGCGTTTACCAGTACTCTCAATCCATGATCCAAGGAGAAGCCCCGTTGATGTAGCCAGACTTATGGCCAGCGGATTTGTCTTGACTTCCTCGAAACCATATGCCTTGGTTTCCGTTTTTGTCGTCATTATGGCTACTGGTATGCCCAGCCCCAAAGCCAGTCCACCCCCGAATAACATCTGTCGTCCGAAACTCTGGTTATAATAACCGTAAAAATGCCCTATTTCCCCCGTCAGGACGACATCAATATGCTCCGCCGCCAGGCTATCAAGCATCCCTTGTTCCAATCTTGATGATTCTTTATCGCCCAGTGTTATTTTATCAAACGCATGCGAATATTCAAGGTGCTTCACCAGCATTTTGGAAATATCTTCCGCCACCCGGTTCCCGAAATCCCGATCATAGGTATAATCGCCCACATCGGTCCCACCGGCTTCCTTTCTGGCCGATACCACTTTCTCGATATCATTGCGATTATCCTCAAGAATCAGCACCGCGACATTCAGCGGCTTCTGACTTGCGGCCTGCATTATGGTGCGGTCCGTCAGGGGATATTTAAGATTATAATGGCAACCGGCTAAAAATGTCACGACCAGGGTTATCACCAGAAAGACCCTCCACACCGGCCGGATTGTTTGTAGCTGTAAATCTGTTGTCACGGTTTTCATAGCCAAGCTCCTCATTTACATTGGTTGCCCACATAGTCAATTACGACAGCCCTGCAACAGGCCGCCAATTACCTGAAACATCTGTTTTTATTTTCTCTTATAGAAGACTCAAAAAGCTGGTTTTTTTTATTGCCGCGAATATACAAAAATTGCCATGATTGGTAAAGAAATAAATATTTAGTCGTACAGGATTTATCTGATTTTGCCTCGAAGCCTCAGGTGAATCTGTCGGGTTCCATCAGTTAAAAATCACGCCGATTGCCCGATTGTCCATAACTCCATGCCAAACAACGCATTGGATCATTATATGGACTGGCCTCTGCGAACCGGCCCTGTCATAAAGCGATCCGGGAAAATGACCCGTAAATTCTATTTCAGAATAAGAGATTCGAGTATAAAAAATCTTTGCCATAAACATCCCCTTCTAATTAATTTCAGCCGACTATTTCAGGTTGATTACCTGCTGGAAAATTGGATGATGGCCGGCCCATGACGTCATTATATTGAATTGATGACATGAGGATTTAGACAATGAAGCCTGATTATTTCTGCGGATCAAGGGAGTTCCCGGGATATCGGCGCCGACTTTCGACACTTCGTTATGGTTGGATCGGCATTATTTTGTACTTACTGATGACGGCATCACCCGGCCGGGCGGAAACTCCTCGCTTTGGTGATTCCACCCGTATTGTCCATGTCTATGTGGCGCTGTGCGATAATCGGTATCAGGGCATAGTCCCGGTTCCCGAACCATTGGGCAACGGTCAGTCTCCCCGAACCAATCTGTACTGGGGAGCCCGATACGGCGTCAAATCCTTTTTATCCGCGTCCGGGAATTGGGATTTGGTTCAGACTCAAAATAACCCGCGCAAAGCCATTCTCGAAAGATGTGTCTTCGCCTCAAATAATAACAACGTTTTAATTATTGCCGATGCTTACGATGGCAAAGAAATAAAACAAACGGTTGAAGATTTCCTGGCCTCGGCGGCCGGATTAATGAAAGATTCCGTCGGAATTTCAGGGAAGGATATTCCATGCGGGGGTAAATCCGAATTGATAGCGTATGTTGGACACAATGGCCTTATGGATTTCACCTTATCGGAATATCCACAGAGACAGGATACAACCTGTCGAGAAACAATAATCCTGGCCTGTGCGAGTAAGTACTATTTCACGGCCCCCATCGACCGCGCCGGAGCCTGCCCTCTGTTATGGACAACCGGCTTGATGGCCCCCGAAGCCTACTCGCTTATCGCCGCCATAGAATCCTGGGCCTCCGGGCAACCACCCGACTCTGTCCGGGTCAGGGCCGCGGCCGCCTACAGCCGCTACCAGAATTGCAGCCTGCGAGCTTCAAAAACCTTGTTCGAAACCGGCCGATAAAGCCCGATAAAGACTAAAGAATACTGGTAGGTTAATTCGATTGACATCCCGGTATTTCTGTAAAATGCCGCCAGGTTTCATTGGAATTTTTCCACCAAATTGCTTATTATTACTATTGCAAAAGAAACCCGAATTACATATAAATAACCATAAATAAGACCGCAACTGCGTGAAAAATGAGCCATTTCTGAAAATTATGGGCCAAATGGACAATTGGTTATTTCAAATTTGCGTATATTCTTCCAAAAAACGGCACTTTTGCCTGATAAAATAATAATGAAGGTGTTAACGGGTGAACAAGCGCCAAACCATTAGAACTACTAACCTGAACAAATTGGATTTGAAAACTGAATGACCGAAATCAAGCAAGAATCACGGCGGCAATATGGAATGAGAATTATGGCCATAGCCGCTTACGCGCCTCGCTATAAATTAACAAACAGCAGGATTTCCGCCCGGCTTCGGCTGGAACGTATGCGCGTCAATGCGGAAAACAGACGTAATGACCGTCCTCAGCTTGATGCCGTTGAAAATAAACAGTACAAAACCAGTGACCGATGGATTCAACGGTTCATCGGTTTTAAAGAACGTCGCTTTGCCGCCGCCGATGAGGGAACGATCGATCTGGCCGCCCGGGCGGCTTTAATGATACTGGGGAAAACCGAATTAAAGGCCGCCGATATTAATGGCATAGTCTTCGGCACCGTCACCCCGTCATACCTGAACAGCCCCCCGGATTCAACTCTACTCCAGGACCGCCTGGGTATTCCCCCGACCGACAACGGCTCATTACGGGAATTCCATTGCCTTGATTGTTCCCTGGCCTGCAGTACCTGGGTGGCCGCCATGAAACAGGCCTATTTGTTGATCTCCTCCGGCCAGGCCAAAAATCTCCTGGTCATCGGCGCCGACAAAATGAGCGATACCATCAACTGGCGTGACAGGGCTTTTGCCACCATTCTTGGTGATGCCGGAACAGCCACCTGGTGTACCGCCGTGGACCCGGAGGAAGACTGGTTCGCACCCTGGCAATTCTGGAATTGGGCCAACGGACGCGACAGCGATATCATTGTGACCCCGAAAGGAGGCTCCAAAAACCCGATCGGTTCCATGGAAGATATTATCGAGTTCCGAAATCGCCTGACTATGGATGGCGCTATGGTCAAAGACATTATTGTCCCGCTGGTCGGCGGCCCGGCCATTCAAGCGGCTCTCAAAAAAACCGGCTGGACCATCGATTCACTGGACCTGGCCGCGCTTCATGAAGCCAATCTGATTTTGAATAAATATATCATCGAATCATGGAAAAAACTCGGCTTCCGAGGTCAGGTCCTCGATGCCGCGGGAATGTTCGGCAATACCACCTCGGCCACCATTCCTCTGGCGCTGGCATTGAATGGAGAGGCTCTAAAACCGGGACGAAAATTTATCTGGTCCGCTTTCGGCGGCGGACTGACAATTACAATGGCTCTGGGGCAGATAAAACACGAAATCCAGATCTTCCTGGCCGTCTGATTTCAAAGTGTCTTAACCAAAAAAAACACCTTTCTCTGGAGAATGAGAGATTAAGCCATATTTAACCGATTT comes from Candidatus Zixiibacteriota bacterium and encodes:
- a CDS encoding ketoacyl-ACP synthase III, which produces MTEIKQESRRQYGMRIMAIAAYAPRYKLTNSRISARLRLERMRVNAENRRNDRPQLDAVENKQYKTSDRWIQRFIGFKERRFAAADEGTIDLAARAALMILGKTELKAADINGIVFGTVTPSYLNSPPDSTLLQDRLGIPPTDNGSLREFHCLDCSLACSTWVAAMKQAYLLISSGQAKNLLVIGADKMSDTINWRDRAFATILGDAGTATWCTAVDPEEDWFAPWQFWNWANGRDSDIIVTPKGGSKNPIGSMEDIIEFRNRLTMDGAMVKDIIVPLVGGPAIQAALKKTGWTIDSLDLAALHEANLILNKYIIESWKKLGFRGQVLDAAGMFGNTTSATIPLALALNGEALKPGRKFIWSAFGGGLTITMALGQIKHEIQIFLAV